The following coding sequences lie in one Saimiri boliviensis isolate mSaiBol1 chromosome 6, mSaiBol1.pri, whole genome shotgun sequence genomic window:
- the SAA4 gene encoding serum amyloid A-4 protein isoform X2, with translation MSKMRLFTGIVFCSLVMGVSSEGWYSFFKEAIQGAGDLGRAYWNLMVSNHQNSGRYFYARGNYDAAQRGPGGVWAAKVISRFRFYLQGFVNYYVSGNSSSALEDLKSNQKAEEWGRSGKDPDHFRSDDLRKKH, from the exons ATGAG caAAATGAGGCTTTTCACAGGCATTGTTTTCTGCTCCTTGGTCATGGGCGTCAGCAGTGAAGGCTGGTATTCATTTTTCAAGGAGGCTATCCAAG ggGCTGGAGACTTGGGCAGAGCCTACTGGAACTTGATGGTCTCCAATCACCAAAATTCAGGCAGATATTTCTATGCTCGGGGAAATTATGATGCTGCCCAAAGAGGACCTGGAGGTGTCTGGGCTGCTAAAGTGATCAG CCGTTTCAGGTTCTATCTTCAGGGATTTGTAAACTACTATGTATCTGGAAACAGCAGCAGTGCATTGGAAGACTTGAAGTCCAACCAGAAAGCTGAGGAATGGGGCCGGAGTGGCAAAGACCCTGATCACTTCAGATCTGACGACCTGCGTAAGAAACACTGA
- the SAA4 gene encoding serum amyloid A-4 protein isoform X3: MRLFTGIVFCSLVMGVSSEGWYSFFKEAIQGAGDLGRAYWNLMVSNHQNSGRYFYARGNYDAAQRGPGGVWAAKVISRFRFYLQGFVNYYVSGNSSSALEDLKSNQKAEEWGRSGKDPDHFRSDDLRKKH, from the exons ATGAGGCTTTTCACAGGCATTGTTTTCTGCTCCTTGGTCATGGGCGTCAGCAGTGAAGGCTGGTATTCATTTTTCAAGGAGGCTATCCAAG ggGCTGGAGACTTGGGCAGAGCCTACTGGAACTTGATGGTCTCCAATCACCAAAATTCAGGCAGATATTTCTATGCTCGGGGAAATTATGATGCTGCCCAAAGAGGACCTGGAGGTGTCTGGGCTGCTAAAGTGATCAG CCGTTTCAGGTTCTATCTTCAGGGATTTGTAAACTACTATGTATCTGGAAACAGCAGCAGTGCATTGGAAGACTTGAAGTCCAACCAGAAAGCTGAGGAATGGGGCCGGAGTGGCAAAGACCCTGATCACTTCAGATCTGACGACCTGCGTAAGAAACACTGA
- the SAA4 gene encoding serum amyloid A-4 protein isoform X1: protein MVGSKMRLFTGIVFCSLVMGVSSEGWYSFFKEAIQGAGDLGRAYWNLMVSNHQNSGRYFYARGNYDAAQRGPGGVWAAKVISRFRFYLQGFVNYYVSGNSSSALEDLKSNQKAEEWGRSGKDPDHFRSDDLRKKH, encoded by the exons ATGGTGGGAAG caAAATGAGGCTTTTCACAGGCATTGTTTTCTGCTCCTTGGTCATGGGCGTCAGCAGTGAAGGCTGGTATTCATTTTTCAAGGAGGCTATCCAAG ggGCTGGAGACTTGGGCAGAGCCTACTGGAACTTGATGGTCTCCAATCACCAAAATTCAGGCAGATATTTCTATGCTCGGGGAAATTATGATGCTGCCCAAAGAGGACCTGGAGGTGTCTGGGCTGCTAAAGTGATCAG CCGTTTCAGGTTCTATCTTCAGGGATTTGTAAACTACTATGTATCTGGAAACAGCAGCAGTGCATTGGAAGACTTGAAGTCCAACCAGAAAGCTGAGGAATGGGGCCGGAGTGGCAAAGACCCTGATCACTTCAGATCTGACGACCTGCGTAAGAAACACTGA
- the LOC120364610 gene encoding serum amyloid A-1 protein → MKLLTGLVFCSLVLGVHSWFSFIGEAFDGARDMWRAYSDMREANYIGADKYFHARGNYDAAQRGPGGAWAAKVISDAREGIQELFGHGAEDSLADQAANEWGRSGKDPNHFRPDGLPEKY, encoded by the exons ATGAAGCTTCTCACGGGCCTGGTTTTCTGCTCTTTGGTTCTGGGTGTCCACAGCTGGTTTTCATTCATTGGCGAGGCTTTCGATG ggGCTCGGGACATGTGGAGAGCCTACTCTGACATGAGGGAAGCCAATTACATCGGCGCAGACAAATACTTCCACGCTCGGGGGAACTATGACGCTGCCCAAAGGGGACCCGGGGGTGCCTGGGCTGCAAAGGTGATCAG CGATGCCAGAGAAGGTATTCAGGAATTATTTGGCCATGGTGCGGAGGACTCGCTGGCTGACCAGGCTGCCAACGAATGGGGCCGGAGTGGCAAAGACCCCAATCACTTCCGACCTGACGGCCTGCCAGAGAAATACTGA